TGCGCTTCATGTCCGCCATGATCGGCCACCACGCCCAGGCCATCGAGATGGCCCGCATGGCGCCCACGCACGGCGCCGGCCCCCAGGTCCGCACCCTGGCCGAGCGGATCATCAACGCGCAGCAGGACGAGATCGCCTCGATGCAGCTGTGGCTGCGCGACCGCGCCCAGCCGGTGCCCGAGCCGCACGCCGGGGGGGCGCACCAGCACCACGCCGCCGGGCACGACACGATGCCCGGGATGCTCACCGAGGCCCAGATGAAGCAGCTGGACGAGGCCCGGGGGGAGGAGTTCGACCGGCTCTTCCTGACCTTCATGATCCAGCACCACCAGGGCGCCGTGCGGATGGTCTCGGAGCTGTTCTCCAGCTACGGCGCCGGGCAGGACGAGACCGTGTTCAAGCTGGCCAGCGACGTCAACGTCGACCAGCTCACCGAGATCGCGCGGATGCAGCGGATGCTCGCCGATCTCCTGTTCGGGAGCCCCTCTCCGTGACCCCATTCCAACCCAGGGCCGTATGATCCATTCCGCATCTGCAAAGGAAACCGCCATGTCACGCACCCTCACCACCACCACCCGG
The Longimicrobium sp. genome window above contains:
- a CDS encoding DUF305 domain-containing protein, translated to MRPPHTRGIAAALLAAALAGCGSAMAAQTPPQPAAGGRGASPAAGDTVPRRWTEADVRFMSAMIGHHAQAIEMARMAPTHGAGPQVRTLAERIINAQQDEIASMQLWLRDRAQPVPEPHAGGAHQHHAAGHDTMPGMLTEAQMKQLDEARGEEFDRLFLTFMIQHHQGAVRMVSELFSSYGAGQDETVFKLASDVNVDQLTEIARMQRMLADLLFGSPSP